The proteins below are encoded in one region of Telopea speciosissima isolate NSW1024214 ecotype Mountain lineage chromosome 10, Tspe_v1, whole genome shotgun sequence:
- the LOC122642948 gene encoding ABSCISIC ACID-INSENSITIVE 5-like protein 2 isoform X2 yields the protein MGIQTMGSQGGGGGQQLSRQSSFYNLTLDEVQNHFGDLGKPLSSMNLDELLKNVWTAEANQTMGMDTENAASAGQLASASSLQRQASLTLSRALSKKTVDEVWRDIQQGQTKNSEEKKAQESQPTLGEMTLEDFLVKAGVVAEASTEKPNAVPATGADLMAVSPQSFPQQAQWLQYPLSSVQQQQQQQQQQQPQPQHPQKNMMGIYMPTRPVPQPLTVSASPLLDVGYPDSQMAISSPLMGTLSDTQTPGRKRVAPGDVMEKTVERRQKRMIKNRESAARSRARKQAYTNELENKVSRLEEENERLKKQKELEKMLPSAPPPEPKYQLRRTSSF from the exons ATGGGGATTCAGACAATGGGGTCtcaaggtggtggtggtgggcaGCAGTTGTCTCGTCAAAGCTCGTTCTACAATCTGACTCTAGATGAGGTTCAGAACCATTTTGGGGACTTGGGGAAACCACTGAGTAGCATGAACTTGGATGAGCTTCTCAAGAATGTGTGGACTGCTGAGGCTAACCAGACCATGGGAATGGACACTGAGAATGCTGCCTCTGCTGGACAACTTGCTTCGGCTTCGTCTCTGCAGCGTCAGGCGAGCCTGACATTAAGTAGGGCTCTGAGCAAGAAGACTGTTGATGAAGTTTGGAGAGATATCCAACAAGGGCAGACGAAGAATAgtgaagagaagaaagcccaGGAGAGCCAACCCACTTTGGGTGAGATGACATTGGAAGACTTCTTGGTGAAAGCAGGTGTTGTTGCTGAAGCTTCTACTGAAAAACCGAATGCTGTGCCTGCCACAGGGGCTGATTTGATGGCAGTGTCCCCACAAAGTTTCCCACAACAGGCCCAATGGTTGCAGTACCCACTCAGTTCagtgcagcagcaacaacagcaacagcagcagcaacagccaCAGCCTCAACATCCACAGAAAAATATGATGGGGATTTATATGCCTACACGCCCAGTTCCGCAGCCTCTTACTGTGAGTGCAAGCCCTCTTTTGGATGTGGGGTATCCTGACAGCCAAATGGCAATATCATCCCCTTTGATGGGCACATTATCAGATACACAGACACCGGGGCGGAAACGGGTTGCCCCAGGAGATGTCATGGAGAAGACTGTTGAGAGAAGGCAGAAGAGAATGATCAAGAATAGGGAGTCTGCTGCCAGATCACGGGCTAGGAAGCAG GCATACACTAATGAACTGGAGAACAAAGTTTCACGTCTGGAAGAGGAGAACGAAAGGCTTAAGAAACAGAAA
- the LOC122642948 gene encoding ABSCISIC ACID-INSENSITIVE 5-like protein 2 isoform X1: protein MKNWGFSDSDRILLHTMGSQGGGGGQQLSRQSSFYNLTLDEVQNHFGDLGKPLSSMNLDELLKNVWTAEANQTMGMDTENAASAGQLASASSLQRQASLTLSRALSKKTVDEVWRDIQQGQTKNSEEKKAQESQPTLGEMTLEDFLVKAGVVAEASTEKPNAVPATGADLMAVSPQSFPQQAQWLQYPLSSVQQQQQQQQQQQPQPQHPQKNMMGIYMPTRPVPQPLTVSASPLLDVGYPDSQMAISSPLMGTLSDTQTPGRKRVAPGDVMEKTVERRQKRMIKNRESAARSRARKQAYTNELENKVSRLEEENERLKKQKELEKMLPSAPPPEPKYQLRRTSSF, encoded by the exons ATGAAGAATTGGGGTTTTTCAGATTCAGATCGGATCCTACTGCAT ACAATGGGGTCtcaaggtggtggtggtgggcaGCAGTTGTCTCGTCAAAGCTCGTTCTACAATCTGACTCTAGATGAGGTTCAGAACCATTTTGGGGACTTGGGGAAACCACTGAGTAGCATGAACTTGGATGAGCTTCTCAAGAATGTGTGGACTGCTGAGGCTAACCAGACCATGGGAATGGACACTGAGAATGCTGCCTCTGCTGGACAACTTGCTTCGGCTTCGTCTCTGCAGCGTCAGGCGAGCCTGACATTAAGTAGGGCTCTGAGCAAGAAGACTGTTGATGAAGTTTGGAGAGATATCCAACAAGGGCAGACGAAGAATAgtgaagagaagaaagcccaGGAGAGCCAACCCACTTTGGGTGAGATGACATTGGAAGACTTCTTGGTGAAAGCAGGTGTTGTTGCTGAAGCTTCTACTGAAAAACCGAATGCTGTGCCTGCCACAGGGGCTGATTTGATGGCAGTGTCCCCACAAAGTTTCCCACAACAGGCCCAATGGTTGCAGTACCCACTCAGTTCagtgcagcagcaacaacagcaacagcagcagcaacagccaCAGCCTCAACATCCACAGAAAAATATGATGGGGATTTATATGCCTACACGCCCAGTTCCGCAGCCTCTTACTGTGAGTGCAAGCCCTCTTTTGGATGTGGGGTATCCTGACAGCCAAATGGCAATATCATCCCCTTTGATGGGCACATTATCAGATACACAGACACCGGGGCGGAAACGGGTTGCCCCAGGAGATGTCATGGAGAAGACTGTTGAGAGAAGGCAGAAGAGAATGATCAAGAATAGGGAGTCTGCTGCCAGATCACGGGCTAGGAAGCAG GCATACACTAATGAACTGGAGAACAAAGTTTCACGTCTGGAAGAGGAGAACGAAAGGCTTAAGAAACAGAAA